One part of the Scatophagus argus isolate fScaArg1 chromosome 12, fScaArg1.pri, whole genome shotgun sequence genome encodes these proteins:
- the LOC124068323 gene encoding calcium-binding protein 2-like — protein sequence MFMIIRETNAGGGGAGAMSAPQERSAKQVSSTPPPLPRLLQVQAAIKKKLEKQKKRSGVQGGGAEDIQTATPQPHRLPKSRQALVLDTEDGETLEETLEEMMEGRQRREREKVEPVNLLPIVASVFGQDRELRPEEIEELREAFVEFDRNKKGYISHKDLGECMRTMGYMPTEMELIELSQQICGGKVDFEDFVELMGPKMLAETADMIGVKELRDAFKEFDSNGDGQISLTELREAMKKLMGEQVTNREINEILRDVDLNGDGLVDFEEFVRMMSR from the exons ATGTTCATGATCATTCGAGAGACGAACGCCGGAGGAGGCGGTGCTGGAGCGATGAGCGCGCCACAGGAGAGGAGTGCAAAACAGGT ctcctccactcctcccccGCTTCCCCGGCTCCTTCAGGTGCAGGCCGCCATCAAAAAGAAGctggagaagcagaaaaagcGAAGTGGTGTACAGGGAGGAGGTGCTGAAGACATTCAGACTGCTACGCCTCAGCCTCATCGCCTTCCGAAATCCCGTCAGGCGCTGGTGTTGGACACTGAGGACGGAGAGACGCTAGAGGAGACGCTGGAGGAGATGATGGAGGGACGGCAGAggcgagagagggagaaagtggAGCCAGTCAACCTGCTGCCCATAGTGGCCTCTGTGTTTGGGCAG GACAGAGAGCTGAGACCGGAGGAGATTGAAG agcTCCGTGAAGCTTTTGTGGAGTTTGACAGGAACAAAAAAGGCTACATCAGTCATAAAGACCTGGGGGAGTGTATGAGGACCATGGGATACATGCCAACAGAGATGGAGCTCATTGAACTGAGCCAGCAGATCT GTGGAGGTAAAGTGGACTTTGAGGACTTTGTGGAGCTGATGGGACCCAAAATGCTGGCCGAGACAGCAGACATGATTGGAGTCAAAGAACTACGAGATGCATTCAAAGAG TTCGACTCGAATGGCGATGGTCAGATCAGTCTAACTGAGCTGCGTGAGGCCATGAAGAAGCTGATGGGAGAACAAGTGACCAACAGAGAGATCAACGAGATCCTCCGAGACGTCGACCTAAACGGAGACGGTCTGGTGGACTTTGAGG